The nucleotide window TTGGCCCAGGGCGATACAGCCAGAGCACTTAGTCTCGGTGAGACGCCAAAAGCATTTGTGGACCACTCCCCCGAGGCTAATCTGACTCGGGTACTGGCCAGTCATCATGTTTTTAAGGGTGTGCCATTTAGCACCAGTGTCAAAGATAGGCAGGCTATTGTCGTAGTCAATGGCTATCAATCGGCTAATTACAGGCTCGATGCGGTGCAAACGGCAAAAGTCATTACAGGCTATGCCCCTGGTCAATTTTTGACTGTCGCTGTGCGTTACATGGACCCTGTTGGCAGTGGTGCCTATAGAGAAGTGATTATTTCCAGTCGCGATATAACTTCACTTAATGCTGGCACCATAAAATTTGCCGATCTGGCAAGAGACGCTATGGAAGTTGACATCAACCCCGGCGATAGCGCCCTTACACACTTCGAAAAATATCTGGCAGTTGCTGAAAAACAAATCGAAAAGGGCAACTATTGGGAAGCCGAGCAAGTGGTGGATTCGGTAGGGACTGCTCCTGGTGCGGCCAACAGTGATCGCTACACTCGTGACATGCTCTCTTTATCTCAAGGGTTTGATTCATACGGTGACCTTTACAGAGCCGCTCGTATCCTGGAGCGAGTGGTAGAGCAGAGACGCGCAGCTGGCACCCTGGGCACGAGCGATGCGGATGTAACTGTGGAGCGTCTTGTCTCACTCTATATCGAGGATAAACGTCTCAAAGAAGCCGATACTCTCTTGCAGTCCCTGGTCAGTGAGACCCCGCAAGAAAAGCGTCATACTGCCAGTTATGCTAATAATCTCGAACGTCTTGCTGTAATCAAACTGAGGCTTGGTCAAAACGACGAAGCCCAAGCTTCTCTCAAAGAAGTCCTGACCATTAGAGAGGCACAATCGGATGCCAGCTCGTCTTATGCTCGCACTTTGGAAAATATGGGTGATGCCTACAAAGCAGCCGGCAAGCGCAGTGATGCTCTGGCTGTTTATCGCAAAGCTAAGGCCATTTATGACCGTGCTGTGGTCAATCCTAAGCGTGATCAGCAGATTGACTATCAAGTCTATGCTGGCAAAGTAAAACAGCTAGACGAAAAATTAAAGCAGCTCTAAAAGTCAGGAATTTATGAAAAAGTATGTCTGGAATGCCCTCACCGCCCTTGGTGGCTCGGCTATCGATGTGAAAGATGGCTATGCCTTGTTTGAGCTGCCACTTACCGAGCAATGTATGAATCCAACAGGTGTCTATCACGCTGGCATTATTGTGACGCTGGCTGACGAGGCTGCCTCTGCTGCCGCTTATGGTGGACCAGTCAGTCTGGATGATATTGAGGTAGATGCAGCCTCTGGTGTTGGCAAAAAATTCCCCTACTCTGTCCAGCTCAGCGTTAATCTACTCACAAATGATCCTGTTGGACCAATCAAAGCTGAGTCCAAGGTAGTTAAACGCGGGCGACTGACAGTGGTGGACACCGAGGTGTTTAGCAGTAAAGGCGAGCTTATGTGT belongs to Candidatus Obscuribacter sp. and includes:
- a CDS encoding tetratricopeptide repeat protein, translating into MPSNQPATNLYISKLIGLTALTATISVGAVLAQGDTARALSLGETPKAFVDHSPEANLTRVLASHHVFKGVPFSTSVKDRQAIVVVNGYQSANYRLDAVQTAKVITGYAPGQFLTVAVRYMDPVGSGAYREVIISSRDITSLNAGTIKFADLARDAMEVDINPGDSALTHFEKYLAVAEKQIEKGNYWEAEQVVDSVGTAPGAANSDRYTRDMLSLSQGFDSYGDLYRAARILERVVEQRRAAGTLGTSDADVTVERLVSLYIEDKRLKEADTLLQSLVSETPQEKRHTASYANNLERLAVIKLRLGQNDEAQASLKEVLTIREAQSDASSSYARTLENMGDAYKAAGKRSDALAVYRKAKAIYDRAVVNPKRDQQIDYQVYAGKVKQLDEKLKQL
- a CDS encoding PaaI family thioesterase, producing the protein MKKYVWNALTALGGSAIDVKDGYALFELPLTEQCMNPTGVYHAGIIVTLADEAASAAAYGGPVSLDDIEVDAASGVGKKFPYSVQLSVNLLTNDPVGPIKAESKVVKRGRLTVVDTEVFSSKGELMCLMRSSHMMVDASKVGPHLKNKAAP